Part of the Candidatus Brocadia sinica JPN1 genome, GTATGCTCTATTGCGTCCTGATCCCGATAATCGGTAAAACACTTTGAAAACTCTTTCATGAAACCTCTTGCCTGTTCTAATTCTCTCAGTAACAGGCCTCCGGCGTCGGTTGTTATTTGCCCTCCATTAAATTGCGATATTACCTTCCTTCCGCTTAACCCTTGATACTCTATTGCATCTTTACACCCTGTTTTCACCTTCAACCCTCCTCTTGCTATGTATAATCTGTTCTTTACAAACATCTTATACCATAAATATCGAGGGTTGTCTAACATATCGGTGAGAAATCCGGGCTAGGCGGGGAACAATTCTATTTGCCTAAATTGGATGTTTGCTTAGCCAGGGTAAAAAAGCGGAAGATCATCGAAGAGTTTAAGGGTGGTAATTACGGAGGGCTTGCCAGGAAATATGGAGTTACCTTGTTTTGGGTACGTGAGATCATCAAAAAACACAGACGTGAAATGATAAATAAAAAGCAAACCGTGAGTACTTTAAATGCCGGGTAATATAAGTGAATCTTTTATTACCCAAGTTAAAAATTTAAAACAGCAAAATCAAGGGTTTCAAGGTTGACGACCTTATGGCA contains:
- a CDS encoding transposase; the protein is MKTGCKDAIEYQGLSGRKVISQFNGGQITTDAGGLLLRELEQARGFMKEFSKCFTDYRDQDAIEHTVEELLSQRIYILKPFDITNYPL
- a CDS encoding Mor transcription activator family protein translates to MGEKSGLGGEQFYLPKLDVCLARVKKRKIIEEFKGGNYGGLARKYGVTLFWVREIIKKHRREMINKKQTVSTLNAG